The following DNA comes from Terriglobia bacterium.
GCTCCGGCTGAATTCGGCCTCCATTTTGCGAATCCACGGAGACAGTGTGTTTTGCGCGAACCATCGCAGGAGCGTTTCGACGTTGCTGAAAGTCCCGTACTGCAAATCCCCGATGATCGGTGGCGGGACGTTGAACAGCCTTGCCAGCTCCTCAACGGTGAATTGCCTGGACGCTAGGAATTCGGCATCCTCGGGACTGACGGACACTTGTTTCCATGTAAGCCCTTGGTCCAAAACCATGACTTTCGCCGCGTGTTGCGGTCCCGAGTAGACTTCGCGGAATCGCTGCACGAGATACTGAAAGGACTGATCCGACAGCTTGCCGGCGATTTCCAGCACTCCGCTTGGATTCGCGCCATTCTCATAGAGGGAATTGGCAAAGGTCTGGATGCTGAGTCCCGCCTGGACCACGGCCGCCGCGCGTTGCAGCCGGCTGCGCCCGATCAGTCCATCGTCCGTGCGGTCCCGTAAATGGAACACTTCATCCTGGAGCAATCGCCGCGTTCCTCCGGTCCCGCCGTAGATGCTGGTTATTTCCGATACGTCGTACACCAACCGGCCGTTCGGCAGGAGCTGGACCTCGACCCACTCCCAGGGAACCGGCCGCAGGCCCACGACTGCGCCGGCGCTGTCCGTGACAATGTCCGAAAGAGCATTGCCGCGCAGCAGGACGCTGGCCATCGTCCACTCACACCAGTCCGCCCAGGTTTGATGCTGATTCGGTCCAGATGCAATCAGACGCGCGACAGCATGGTTGTCATCCAACTCCCTGGTTATCACATCCAGGTGACTGAGAGCGAGGGCGCGCAGCTTCCCAGATCGTGGCCTTCAGGGCGATGCAGTCCTAACCATCTAAACAAGAATCTGACAGCACACACGAGACAAGGCGCGACGGGTTGCACTACGGCCCGCAACCGACAACGCGGCTTGTCTTCCATCCTCCGGCTCAAATCGGGTAAGGCGAAAAGTGAAGCGGGGGTGCGCCGGCCTTGGATGCTCAGTGCAGGAGGTTCATGCGGCGCAGGATGTCCCGGAAGCCTGGTTCGGATCGCAAGGCATCCCACTGGGGGGAACAGGCGACGTAGGGCAGATTGGGGTCGTGCTCATCATAGGCTTTTCCCAGCCAGCGGATAGCACTTTGCTTGTCTCCGCCTAAGAGATAGTCGTCCACAATGTCCATGGCCGTCCTGCCCTTGCCATAGTATTTCGCATCCACATCGGCCGCCTGGCCCCAGGCTGCGCTATATCCTGATTCCGGGTAAGCCTTTTCAACGACACTCCATAGCTCTGGGAAATCCGCGGCCAAAAACTGCTTATCCATGGCATGGGCATCGTCGTATCTTTTCAGCTCGCGAAGGGAGAGGTAGAGCGCGCCGATCGCGACCCCCGCGTCGGCTTGCAGAGCCAGGGCTTTTCGGGCTTGGACGATGGCGTCCTCATATCGCCGGGCGAAATAGAGATCGATAGCGTAGAAGCCTTGGGCGGCGATATTGTACGGATCGAGGTCCGCAGCTTTCCGTCCCTGGGCCAAACCCTCCTCCGTTCGGCCCATGATCATCAGAAAATGAGCATATCCCCCGAGGCATTCATTGGGATCGAGCTCCAACGACCGCTTGTACTCTCGCTCTGCGGCTGCCCAGTCCCACTTCGTATAGGTGAATCTAGCGGCCAGGTAACCGTGCGCGAGGGCATTGTTGTCGTCCAACTGGACGGCTTTTTGCGCGAACTCCCATGACTTGGGCCCAGCCTCCGCGGGTGGAGTGAAATAAAATTGTTGGCGGCTGGCCCAGACGGAGGAGAGCTTGGCGTAGGCCGCGGCATAGTCGGGGTCAATCTTGAGGGCCGCCTTGAAATAGCTTTCCGCCGTGTCAAGGCTAGCTTTGGTGAGCATATTCAGCAACATCGAGCCTTTGAGATAGGCATCGTAAGCCTCGGGGTTGACCTTGCGCACATTGGCCAGCCGTGCCTGTTCCGCCGGCAGCAGCTTCAGTGCCAATGACTCCGCCACCTTCCGCGCCACCTCGCTCTGCAAAGCCAGGATGCCCGACGCCTCGCGCTCGTAGATGTCGGCCCAGAGCTGCGTTTGATCCCGCACCTGAATCAGCGCGGCCTCGATGCGGATCCGGCTGGCCTCACGGCCGGCACTTCCTTCCAGCACGTAGTCCACCCCAAGCTCGCGCCCGATCTGATCGATCGATTTCTCGCTCTTCTTGTAGCGCATCACCGACGTCCGCGCGATCACGCTCAGACTCTGCGGATGCAGTCGTCCCAACTGCGCGATCATCTCCTGCGTCAACCCGTCGCTCACGTGTTCCTGCTCCGGATCACCCGTCAGGTTCGCAAACGGCAGCACCGCCAGCCTGACCGCCCGAGCTGGGATTCCCATCCTCCCCGCCATCCGGCTCCTCAGCCCGCCCACATCCAGTCCCACCAGGATCCCCGCCAGTATGACGAGCGCCAACACCACAGCCGCAATCACCGGCCAGCGACTGCGGGCAAGCCGGTAGCGCCATCCCACCCACGGCGACACCGTCCCTGCCTGCACCGCAATCAACGCTTCCCGCAATTCACTCGCCTTCTGATACCGCTTCCCGGGATCCTTCTCCAAACAGCGCCCGATCACCGCACCCAGCTCTGCCGGCACTTGGGATGGCAACGGCCGCGGCGCCTGGCTCAAAATCGCCGCTGTCAACTCGAACCCGCCCTCGCCATAGAACGGTCGTGCGCCCGACGCCATTTCATACAGCGTCACGCCCAACGCCCAGATGTCGCTGCGGGCATCGGCGTCCCGGGCGCGCAATTGCTCCGGCGACATGTAAGCCAGCGTTCCGACCGTGCTCCCGTCCGAGGTCAGAGCCGTGAGGGTCTCCGCCGCACTCTCCATCCCCTCCGTAGGAACCAGCTGCTTGGCCAGCCCGAAGTCCATCACCTTGGCGTGACCCGTCCGCGTCAGCATGATGTTCGCGGGCTTGATGTCGCGGTGGATGATGCCCTTTCCGTGCGCCTCCTCCAGTGCTTCGGCCGCCTCGATTGCGATCGGCAGCGCCTCCTCCGGCGGCAAGGGCCCCTGCTCGAGCCGGTCTTTGAGTGAGCGGCCTTCGACATACTCCATAACGATGATGTCCTGGCCGTCGGATTCGGCCACTTCATTGATGTGGCAGATGTAGGGATGGTCGAGCGCCGCGGCGGAGCGGGCTTCGCGGATGAAGCGCTTGTGGGCGGTGAGGTCCCGTTGCATTTCAAGAGGAAGAAATTTCAGGGCGACCTTGCGATGAAGCGACAAGTCCTCGGCCAGAAACACCTCGCCCATGCCGCCCTGGCCCAGCTTTGCAGTGATTCGGTAGTGCGAGACGGTCTTGCCGATCTCAGGCATGCGCGCCTCTGCAAAGGCGATACGCCCATTGCAATGACGTCAACCGGAATGGTCGCTATTATAATTTGGAAGACAGGGATCGAGAAAGCTCAATCAGTAACACTCACGAGGATTGTGGGCCCCCGTAAGCCGTTGCGCTGGCTATAAATGGGCTTGTGAAATTGACTGAAGACCGGTCACTTGGACCTATAACGCGCATACCGTCAAAGTGACGAGCGGCTTGGATCAGCGGCTCCAAGGGCAAATCAAGTTTCCAGTATCGCGACTAATCAGGCATATGGCCGAAAGCGATGGCCGCGCAACTTCCCGGATCAGTGCGAGAGTATCAGAGGCTTCACTCCCGCGATAAGCACAATACCGCACTGAGTATTTGGTGGTGACGAATTGGCTGCGGCTATGCCGCGCCAGGTATTTCATGGTTCAAATTCGCCGCCATCGCGGATGGAATTCTGACTCGCGCAAGGATCGGCTGGACGGATCGCCGGGAGTCAGAGTGAACCTCCTTCTTCCCTCATTTGGCGACGGGATCGTCGTACAGCACTGCCTTCTCGCCCTTTTTGGCGATGAGATCGTCATAGAGCGCGACAATTTTGTCGCGCCGCGCCATCACCCCGTCGATCTCTCCTTTGCTGAGATATTCTGTTCTGAGGTATTTTGTATTCCGCGCAAGTTCGTTGCGGTCCAATGTGCGCAATCGTTCCAGGAGATGCCGCTCACATCGATTGCGTCAGGTTCTTTTTATCCCTGATCTCCCTGTTGAGGCGGAAGGCACGCGTGAAGTCTATCATGCAAATCCGCCAATCCTCGGAGATCAGGACATTGGTGAGGTTGGGATCGATATCATAGACCAGCCCGGGGAATACGATATTGAATCATAAAACCTCCTCAATGTGTGAAACCTGACGCACCATCCTCATGTCCATTGCGTGATCCCGGCCGGCGGTCGATCCCCAAATCACCAAGCCTGGATCCATCCACGGTATGGTTTCTTTCTGCCAAGTGGCGCACTCAGCCGCGCTTACTTTTTCACCGTTGGGACGAGGCGCTTGAGTTCCTCAAACCAGTTAAGTACAAGATTCATTGCGGTGACAGGCGTGGGCTTATTTTGTTCGCGCTTGACCATGAGAAATCGCTGCGAGTCGAGGGACAGGTCGTAGGTGCGTATGGGCCAGCCGGAACTGTATCCGGGTTTCTCAAATAGGAGTCGCGGCTTGCTGGCCGCCAAGCCGCCGTCTGTCCGGACATCCACGACCCACACTTGATTCGGCCGTCGATAGAAAAGCTGTCTGCCATCTCTTGCCCAAAGCGGCTCGCTGCCCCCTTCGCTCGATACCTGCTGCTTCATGCCTGGACCGGGGAAAGGCCGGACATAAACCTCCTGGCGATTTGACTCATCGGATGTGTAGGCCATCCAGCGACCGTCGGGCGAGAATTCCGGATACCATTCCTCGAACTTCGAATTCAGGAACGGCGTCACGCGTCCTGAGGAGACATCCAGCAAAGAAATGTCCCAACGCGAATCCGGGTGAGAGTCCACGAAAGCGACCGTTTTCCCATTCGAATACCACGATCCTGGGCGTTGACCGTATTCGCCTGTTGTCAAGCGCTCCATCGGTGAGCTTCCATCGTAAGGTTGCCAGAACAGGCTATCTGCCGTGGATTTTCCCCATGAGAAAAGCAGCCGTTTGCCGTCGGGAGTCCAGATCGTATAGAAAGTCCATCCCTCGCCGGTCAGCCGACTGTTCGTGCCTCTGCCCAAGTCATACACATAGACCTGCCACTCTGGTCCGGATGTCACCTAAGCGATTCTCTGGCCATCAGGAGAGAGACGCGGAGCGAAGAAGGGGACTTGCAAATCTGCGGCTGGCTGCTCTGCTCCTCTCTGATCCACCCATACGAGCGAGTTGCTTTGGGGCGGAGGAACGCCTCCTGGCGCATAAATGAGCGACCCGGTGTCGGAGATGCCGAACTGACCAGCACCAATGTGATGAGAACTATACGATAGGCCGAAGGCCTGCATGACGTTTTCCACGAGCGCGATCGGCTGGCCGATGACCTCCAGCCTGGCCGGATCAAATCCCACGGCCATGAGCGTCCCCTGCCTCAGGAAAACAAGGTGCCCCGTGGGAACGTACCTGGCATCTGCCGCGTCCTGAAACAGGACATGCCACTCGCCGGTATCGAGTCGGAGCAGGGCAAGTGAGGGTTTCGGATCATAGGGGAACTTCAATATGGTGAAAAGCACGGCCTTCCCATTGGGAAGCCAGGATGGCAGGCGGTGGCTGCACTCGTCCCGCTTTGGGTCAGGCTTGGTTAACGTCTCGGGCTTCCCGCCCTCAGCCGATACCCTTGAAAGCCCGGTGACATCTCCATCCGCAAACACAATGCTGTTGTCGCGACCCCAATTCGCACCATAGAGAGCTGAAGCGTCGCACAAAGCACTCGGGACACCACCTTCAACGAGAACCTTCTTCAACTTGCCGTCTGACCAGAATCCCACCCAGCGGCTGTCGGGCGACAGGAAGGGACTGGTACCCCCTTCTGTCCCGGCGATGGGCTTGGCTGCCGATTGGTCCATTCTCCGCAGGTACAACTGAGGCTTTGCCTGAGGGCCGGGATTCTCCTCGATCGCGCTGTAGACGATAAACATGCCGTCACTGGAAATGGTCACAGCAGTTCGGCCGGGACGCTCCATATCATAGGCTTGGCCTGGCAGTCGGAGACCCGGCTCGACCTTGATGGTTGACCAGACCACCGAAGGAGAGGGCGCAGGCCGAATGTAGCTCATGAACGTCGGCCCGATGAGGATGCCCGCTATAAGCGCAACCGCCGCACCGGCAACCAGCCACAGAAGCGAGGCTCGCCGGGGAGCCTCCACTGCGTCGGCGAGAAAAGACGCCGGCGTTTCAATCTCGAACCGGGCGTCGCCGATGTCGCGCAGCCGGAGAGCCGGGTCCTTCTGAAGGCATCGGTGCAACAGGTCCCTGACCCGCCACGGCGTAACAGAGGGAAGCGCCTTCCAGTCCGGCTCGCCTTTGAGGATCGATGCCACTGTTTCGGTAACAGTGTCCCCTTGGAAAGCCTTCCTCCCCGTCAGGCATTCGTACAGCACGCAGCCGAACGCCCAAATATCCGTTCGCTTATCTACCACTTTGCCTTTAGCCTGCTCGGGACTCATGTAGGCGGCAGTGCCGAGAATCGCTCCGGCTCGCGTCGCCAGTTCGCTGATGGTCGGGGATTGCGCGATGTCGTCCGCCGCCGTTTCCGCGTGGAATGCCTTTGCCAACCCGAAGTCCAAGATCTTGACCTTGCCTTCCGGGGTGACCTTCACGTTGGCAGGTTTGAGGTCGCGGTGGACGATGCCTCTTTCGTGGGCGGCTTCAAGGCCCTCGGCGATTTGGCGGCAAACCTCCAAGGCTTCGTCCACCGGCAACGGGCCTTTGGCGATGCGCTCAGCCAGCGCCTCACCTTCCACCAGCTCGAGCACCAAGAACCGCTTTTCTCCAACTTCGTCCAGGCCATGAATGGCGGCGATATTGGGATGATTCAGCGATGCCAGCAGCTTCGCCTCCCGCTCGAATCGGGAAAGTCTTTCCGGATCTCCGGCGAAGATGTCGGGCAGAACCTTAATGGCAACCTGACGGCCCAGGGTCGTGTCCTCGGCACGGTAGACGACGCCCATTCCTCCCTGGCCCAGCTTTTCAGTGATCCGGTAGTGTGAAATGGTCCTGCCGATCATGGAGAAGTCCTCCATTGGCAATTCGCACATCACGAACTGAAGCACCTGAAGTTGCTGTCATTATAATCGCCCTGCGCGCCAGGGGGTAACTGAATCGGCAGCACTCGGCGGGATCGCGGGCGCGCGCAAACTGCATGTCGGCCAGTCCGGCTTGTGGGAAATTGGGCTGATGAACAGTCATTTGCCTGGTTAACGCGCTACCCCTAGAAGTCCGCCTGGGATGCGGGCGCAATTCTGGGCTGCTGCACCGATACTACCTATGACCCGAAGGCCGGGCTGGAGCATGAGCTAAAGACCCTCAATCCGATGTTCTCAATGCAGGACATCATCAAAATGATGGGGCCCAATACGGCGTCCTACACCCAGATGAGCGACCAACTCGGAACGCCGGAGCAGGGCAAAATCGCCGACCTCATTCTTCTGGATGGCAATCCGTCGGAGGGCTATTGGAACTTGCTGAAAAGTAAATTATATGTACCCTGTGTGAGTAGATTACCTTTACTCAAAGGGGGGCGGTTATGCAACACCGCACGACCAGAGTCAATCCTTCGGAAGAAACCATCAAGATTGGTCCGTTAGGGATCCGGTTCCTACTCACGGGCGATGATTCCAACGGCGGCGTATCAGTGTTCGAGGTTCTCGTCCCCGCCGGGCAGAAGCTGGCGGCGCCGGCCCACAAGAACGACGCCTACGAGGAGATCCTCTACGGCGTCGAGGGCGTCCTCACTTGGACGGTTGACGGCACGCCCATCGAGGTTGGTCCCGGGCAGGCGCTGTGTATCCCTCGAGGCGCGGTGCACCGCTTCGATAACCTTGGCAGCGAGAATGTGAAACAGCTCGCCGTCATCACCCCTGCAATAATGGGCCCCGCGTACTTCCGCGAAGCTGCCGAGGTGATCGGTGCCGCCGGCAGCGGCCCGCCCGACCGCGCGAAGATGACGGATATCTTCAGGCGTCATGGCATGACGGTGGCCGCGCCCCCGTCTACTAAGTAGCGGGGGGTCCTCTGTGGCCGTTCTCTGCCATTCCATCTGAGAAGTGATGTTCCTCGAGGTCGGAACAGCGTACACGGAATTCCGCAGCCGATGAGCGGCCTGCTCGATTACGAATACCTTGCACTCCTACACGTCGTGTGTTATACGTGTAGAAGATCGAGGTATAAATATGCCAGAGAAATCCGACCTGCCTCAAGGCACCCTGGACTTACTGATTCTAAAGGTCGTCGCGCTCGGCCCGGTACACGGGTACGCGATCGCGCAACGGCTGCAACAGGTCTCGCGCGATGTCGTTCAGGTTCCCCAAGGGTCACTCTACCCGGCGTTGCACCGGCTCGAGAACCGCGGACTGCTCGCTGCGGACTGGAAACAGACCGAAACGGGGCGTGAAGCAAAATTCTATCGTCTGACCCCGGAAGGGCGAAAACAGCTTGAAGTAGAAGCCGCCAGCTGGGAGCGCTTGACCCAGGCAGTCGGCCTCATCCTCGGCATGGCAGACGGAGGTACGCGATGACCTGGTGGCAGCGTCTGTGGCGGCGAAAGCAACTGGAAGAGCTGCTCGACAAGGAGCTTCGCTTCCATCTCGACCAGCATACGAGCGATCTGATCTCACAAGGCCACGATCCCGGGGAAGCACGGCGACTGGCCCTCCTCGCTATCGGCGGTTCGGAACAGGTCAAGGAGAGCTGCCGGGATGTCCGCGGCACGCGCTGGTTGGAAGACCTGTTGCAGGACGTCCGCTATGCGCTCCGCACCCTGCGGCAGAAGCCGGGATTTGCGGCTGTCGCCCTGTTGACACTTGCCCTTGGCATCGGAGCGACGACCGTCATGTTCACCGTCGTCAATGGTGTGCTGCTGAAACCGCTGCCTTACCTGGAACCCGACAGTCTGGTTATCCTAAATGAACAGACGGAAAAGGTCAGCAGTCCAATTTGGGGCAATCTGTGGGCATTTGCCTATCCTAACTTTCTTGATTGCAGAGGTGAGAGCCGCTCCCTGGCCATGGCGGCGTTGCGCTACAGGGGAGGCATCGTAAGCGAGTCCGGGGAAGCCGAGTATGTTGACGGCTTTCAGATCTCGGCTGAAATGTTCTCCGTCCTGGGTATTCATCTCTCAAGAGGGCGCGCCTTCCTGCCCGAAGAAGACCGGCCCGGCGCAGCGCCCGTGATCATCGTGAGCCACGGTTTGTGGCAGCGCCGCCTCGCCGGAAGCCCCGGAGCGGTCGGTTCGCCGCTTGTTTTTGACGGAAAGCCCTACACCGTTGTCGGCATCGCGCCCGCGGGTTTCCGTTTGAACGGAGACGAGGTGGATGTGTTTACACCGCTCGGTCAAGACACTTCACCGAGTATGCAGAATCGCGACAGGCATCCCGGCATCAGTGTTCTTGCGCGCCTCCAACCCGGCATGACGCTGGTCCAGGCACAGACGGAGCTGGCGCTGATCGGCCGCCATCTGGCTAAGCAGTACCCGAAATCCAATGCAGGCCGCAGCTTCATAGCTCAGCCGCTTCGTCCGCAGGTCGGAGATGTCCGGTCCACGCTCTGGTTGCTCCTGGGCGCGGTCAGCCTGGTGTTGCTGATTGCGTGTGCCAACGTGGCGAGTTTGTTGCTGGCGCGCGCGGTTTCACGCGAGCGTGAGCTGGCCATGCGCGTGGCGCTCGGGGCGGGCCGGAGCCGGCTGGTGCGCCAATGCCTGACCGAGAGCGCGGTGCTGGCGCTTTCCGGTGGCGCGCTCGGCCTTTTGATCGCAGCCATCGGGATGCGGCCGTTTGTGGTGTTTTGGCCGGGCAGTTTGCCGCGCGCTGAAGAGATCCACCTCGACTGGCATGTGCTGCTCTTCGCCATCGCCGCTTCCCTCTTGAGTGGACTTCTTTTCGGACTGGCGCCGGCCTTGCGCGCTCCCGCCCGCAACGTCGAACAGGCCCTCCGTGCCGGAGCGCGGACGGTTGCGGGGCGTTCGCGCCGCCTGCACAGTGTTTTTGTCGTATCCGAATTCGCCCTGGCGGTCGTGTTGTTGGTCGCTGCCGGGATGCTCGGACGCACGCTCCTGCGGCTCTCATCCCTTAATCCAGGCGTTGACTTCCGGAACGTGCTGGTCACCCGGATGGCGCTTTCACCCAGCGTGCTGGCAGACCCGGCGCGGATTCGCGCGGCCTGGCAGGACGTTCTGGAGCGCGCTCGCCTGGTACCGGGAGTGGAGTCCGTTGCGGCGGTCGATACCGTGCCGATGCGCCAAGGCAACAACCAGCTCGGCTACTGGACCACCCCGGCTGTGCCACCGCCGAACGAGCAGCCCATAGCGTTGGCGACGAGCGTGACGCCGGATTATCTGAAGGTCATGGGTATCCCGCTGCTCAAAGGGCGATTCTTCAACGACCACGATCGGCAAGGCAATGAACCCGTCGTGGTGATTGATGACGTTTTGGCACAACACGCTTTCCGCGGACAGGATCCGGTCGGGAAGCGCCTCTGGATCCCAGCCACGGCCAGCCCTTTCTCGTCGGACACCCAGGTCCCCGACCCGGTCCGGGTGGTGGGTGTGGTCGGCCATGTCCGGCATTGGGGGCTCGCCGGCGACGATCAGGCGCAAGTGCGCGCACAGTTCTATTATCCTTTCGCCCAGGTGGCGGACCCACTTCTGCGGCGTTGGTCCGAACTCATGTCGGTTGCCGTCCGGACCAGCATCGCGCCGTTGAATGTGGTCGTACCACTGCGGAGGGAACTACGCGGAGCTACCGGTGGAGCCACAGGCGACCAAGCCCTCTATGAAGTTCGCACCATGGAACAGCTCGTGAGCGATTCCCTCGCCCGGCAACGCTTCCTTTTGCTGTTGTTCGGCATATTCGCCGGGCTGGCTCTGCTGCTGGCGTGCATCGGCATTTATGGTGTGCTGGCGTACTTGACCGGCGAGCGCGTGCCGGAAATCGGTGTACGCATGGCACTCGGGGCTACCGCCGGCGATGTCATGTGGCTTGTGCTCCGGCAGAGCCTTAGCATGATTTTCATCGGCGTCGGTGTGGGCATATCGGTCGCCTTGGCAGCAGGCCGCTTGCTGGAACACCTGGTGCCCGGGGTTAGGACCACGGAGCCGCTGACTTTCGTCATGATGATTTCCGTACTTGTCGTTGCGGCGCTGTTCGCCAGTTTTGTACCGGCCCGTCGCGCGAGCCGGATAGAGCCAATGAGAACCTTACGCCAAGAGTAGGGCGGCATCCGGTGCGCGGTGCCGCCGGCTTGCTGAACCTGGAGCGGCAATACAATCGCGTGCAATTGTGCAACACGTCGCTCCCCCTAACAGGTTGTGGTACGCACCATGTCGCACAATCGAAGGGGCGACTGCAGCTCCCTCACCCAGCCCCCCAGGTTACGCAATTGTGGCTGCTGCGCAGTCAAGATTTGCGCAACCTGTGATTGTGCAACACGTCGCTCCCCCTAACAGGTTGTGGTACGCACCATGTCGCACAATCGAAGGGGCGACTGCAGCTCCCTCACCCAGCCCCGCCAGGGGCGACCGCAGCGAACAGCCCAGGGCGCAAGCCCTGGGTCCAGGCGATCGCAAAAAGGGAGCCCTGTAAGGGCGATGCAGCTCACCCGCTTTTTCTGTGTCGCCCTGTCAGCTCATCCTTGGGTGGGGTCCAATCCCAGGCCTTGTGCGGCCTGGGCTGTAAACTGCGGCCGCCCCTGCAGGGCTGGCAGTAACCCACGGCTCGCCCGGCCAGAGGCCGTGGGTTTAGCACGCACTAAAATCCGGCTTTAATGGTTTTTGCATCACAGGGATCCTGCCTGTGGCTGGACTTTCTACATTGATTACGATGCTCTCAGAACATCTTTTTTCGAAGCAGCCCCTCATGCACCTGGGGCGCACCCTGCGACGCATGACAAGCTCATGTTATCCGGTCGGCGAACGTCGGTATCGGAATCGGTATCGCAGTCGCTATCGCGGTCGCTATCAGCTTTTGCCGGCTAATAGTTCCGATTGCGATAGCGATTGCGATCCCGATTCCGATCCCGATACCGATTTGTCTATTTTCGAAGCAATCGCATAATGGTGACGCAAGTTTTGCGAGAACAAAGGCTGGCCCTGCTGCGTAAGTGAAGTGCGAGGACACGATGACCCGCTCGGAGCAAACGGATTCGGCCGGACTCTACCGGGAGATCGAGGAAAAGGAGATCCTGGCCCAGCTCAAAGCGGGGGAGCGTCGCAATCTGGGCGCACTGATGGATCATTTCGGAGCCGCTCTGATGAGTTATCTTCTGGCCCTCACCGGCAAGCGCGATCTCGCCGAAGACGTCTTCCAGGACACCTGGGTCCGGGTCATGGAACGCATCGACGGCTACGACACGGCCCGGAGCTTTTCCCCGTGGCTCTTCCGCATCGCCAGAAACCTGGCATATGACCGGCTCCGGCTTCTGCGCTGGAAAAGCCAGTTGGGAATCGGGGCGGCAAATCGGGGAGATCCGGCGATCGAGATCGCCGCTCCGGGCGATTTTCGCGAGGGCATGATGGCGCAGGATTTGGCCGAGGCCCTGCTCACCGGGCTCGATCCGGTATTGCGCGAAATGATCTGGCTGCGATTCTACCGGGACCTGAGCTATGAAGAGATTGCCGAACACTGCCGTTTGCCCCTGGGCACTGTCAAGAGCCGTCTGGCGCGA
Coding sequences within:
- a CDS encoding phage portal protein, translated to MRALALSHLDVITRELDDNHAVARLIASGPNQHQTWADWCEWTMASVLLRGNALSDIVTDSAGAVVGLRPVPWEWVEVQLLPNGRLVYDVSEITSIYGGTGGTRRLLQDEVFHLRDRTDDGLIGRSRLQRAAAVVQAGLSIQTFANSLYENGANPSGVLEIAGKLSDQSFQYLVQRFREVYSGPQHAAKVMVLDQGLTWKQVSVSPEDAEFLASRQFTVEELARLFNVPPPIIGDLQYGTFSNVETLLRWFAQNTLSPWIRKMEAEFSRSVFGASRTHRLEIDLSGLMRGDPAQRWAAWEIAVKNNILTADEVRQEEGWNPKSARLDQV
- a CDS encoding protein kinase, which produces MPEIGKTVSHYRITAKLGQGGMGEVFLAEDLSLHRKVALKFLPLEMQRDLTAHKRFIREARSAAALDHPYICHINEVAESDGQDIIVMEYVEGRSLKDRLEQGPLPPEEALPIAIEAAEALEEAHGKGIIHRDIKPANIMLTRTGHAKVMDFGLAKQLVPTEGMESAAETLTALTSDGSTVGTLAYMSPEQLRARDADARSDIWALGVTLYEMASGARPFYGEGGFELTAAILSQAPRPLPSQVPAELGAVIGRCLEKDPGKRYQKASELREALIAVQAGTVSPWVGWRYRLARSRWPVIAAVVLALVILAGILVGLDVGGLRSRMAGRMGIPARAVRLAVLPFANLTGDPEQEHVSDGLTQEMIAQLGRLHPQSLSVIARTSVMRYKKSEKSIDQIGRELGVDYVLEGSAGREASRIRIEAALIQVRDQTQLWADIYEREASGILALQSEVARKVAESLALKLLPAEQARLANVRKVNPEAYDAYLKGSMLLNMLTKASLDTAESYFKAALKIDPDYAAAYAKLSSVWASRQQFYFTPPAEAGPKSWEFAQKAVQLDDNNALAHGYLAARFTYTKWDWAAAEREYKRSLELDPNECLGGYAHFLMIMGRTEEGLAQGRKAADLDPYNIAAQGFYAIDLYFARRYEDAIVQARKALALQADAGVAIGALYLSLRELKRYDDAHAMDKQFLAADFPELWSVVEKAYPESGYSAAWGQAADVDAKYYGKGRTAMDIVDDYLLGGDKQSAIRWLGKAYDEHDPNLPYVACSPQWDALRSEPGFRDILRRMNLLH
- a CDS encoding serine/threonine protein kinase is translated as MIGRTISHYRITEKLGQGGMGVVYRAEDTTLGRQVAIKVLPDIFAGDPERLSRFEREAKLLASLNHPNIAAIHGLDEVGEKRFLVLELVEGEALAERIAKGPLPVDEALEVCRQIAEGLEAAHERGIVHRDLKPANVKVTPEGKVKILDFGLAKAFHAETAADDIAQSPTISELATRAGAILGTAAYMSPEQAKGKVVDKRTDIWAFGCVLYECLTGRKAFQGDTVTETVASILKGEPDWKALPSVTPWRVRDLLHRCLQKDPALRLRDIGDARFEIETPASFLADAVEAPRRASLLWLVAGAAVALIAGILIGPTFMSYIRPAPSPSVVWSTIKVEPGLRLPGQAYDMERPGRTAVTISSDGMFIVYSAIEENPGPQAKPQLYLRRMDQSAAKPIAGTEGGTSPFLSPDSRWVGFWSDGKLKKVLVEGGVPSALCDASALYGANWGRDNSIVFADGDVTGLSRVSAEGGKPETLTKPDPKRDECSHRLPSWLPNGKAVLFTILKFPYDPKPSLALLRLDTGEWHVLFQDAADARYVPTGHLVFLRQGTLMAVGFDPARLEVIGQPIALVENVMQAFGLSYSSHHIGAGQFGISDTGSLIYAPGGVPPPQSNSLVWVDQRGAEQPAADLQVPFFAPRLSPDGQRIA
- a CDS encoding amidohydrolase family protein, yielding MLGCCTDTTYDPKAGLEHELKTLNPMFSMQDIIKMMGPNTASYTQMSDQLGTPEQGKIADLILLDGNPSEGYWNLLKSKLYVPCVSRLPLLKGGRLCNTARPESILRKKPSRLVR
- a CDS encoding cupin domain-containing protein; amino-acid sequence: MQHRTTRVNPSEETIKIGPLGIRFLLTGDDSNGGVSVFEVLVPAGQKLAAPAHKNDAYEEILYGVEGVLTWTVDGTPIEVGPGQALCIPRGAVHRFDNLGSENVKQLAVITPAIMGPAYFREAAEVIGAAGSGPPDRAKMTDIFRRHGMTVAAPPSTK
- a CDS encoding PadR family transcriptional regulator, with amino-acid sequence MPEKSDLPQGTLDLLILKVVALGPVHGYAIAQRLQQVSRDVVQVPQGSLYPALHRLENRGLLAADWKQTETGREAKFYRLTPEGRKQLEVEAASWERLTQAVGLILGMADGGTR